A window of Oxobacter pfennigii contains these coding sequences:
- a CDS encoding MFS transporter, which translates to MSFLTKGIGEDKRWFYPISAFVIAACFSTTGLWTLFYPHIQTYFKLETVAGIVVSATFIGIGSMIMGPPVAGFFLDKYGPKIPFALASVTALSGFLVLTGMFTQSSWNTAMYFWYVGSFLTGFGSGMFSGSYTSTVAKWFPDKTGTALGIASAGMSLGLMFTSPLAASLIKSMGFTKAIFLLLGFLGFIMMVFVGVLFWKTPSPDWKPAGWVPKSRTPGKAVEQKQYTFTEAIRDSRFWILFGGFICSAFANRLFTANASLIIMEGLTKGGMAQDVIVSTMVPRYLSIVAFTGLFGKLMWGYLTDKLGGPFITLPLMYFTSGAFMAIFFMGYTSPINLVVSGFLFNLAMGGEGTVHYAAVPWVFGRKNIGKIMTTLNSFSVGLGLTLGPFFGAFIKDATGGYYWAIVLAVALRMIATAFSLVGFFVTKKKTAEELKNAAASQ; encoded by the coding sequence GTGTCTTTTTTAACTAAAGGAATCGGCGAGGACAAGAGGTGGTTTTATCCCATTTCAGCCTTTGTAATTGCTGCATGTTTCTCAACGACAGGCTTGTGGACTTTGTTTTATCCTCACATTCAAACTTATTTTAAATTAGAGACTGTTGCAGGTATAGTAGTTTCAGCAACCTTTATAGGTATTGGCTCCATGATAATGGGACCGCCTGTAGCCGGATTCTTTTTAGACAAATACGGCCCGAAGATTCCCTTTGCTTTAGCATCGGTAACTGCCCTGTCAGGATTTTTGGTTTTGACGGGAATGTTCACTCAGAGCTCCTGGAATACAGCCATGTATTTCTGGTATGTAGGGAGCTTTTTAACAGGTTTTGGCTCGGGTATGTTCAGCGGGTCTTACACAAGCACCGTTGCAAAGTGGTTCCCGGATAAAACGGGAACGGCACTGGGAATTGCCAGTGCGGGCATGAGTCTGGGGCTTATGTTTACATCTCCATTAGCAGCATCACTAATCAAATCCATGGGCTTCACAAAAGCAATTTTTCTCCTATTGGGCTTTTTAGGATTTATAATGATGGTGTTTGTAGGGGTATTATTCTGGAAAACTCCATCACCGGACTGGAAACCGGCAGGATGGGTGCCTAAATCGAGAACACCGGGAAAGGCTGTTGAGCAAAAGCAGTATACCTTCACAGAAGCCATACGCGACAGCAGGTTCTGGATTCTTTTCGGGGGATTTATTTGCTCTGCCTTTGCAAACAGGCTGTTTACGGCAAACGCATCCTTGATAATAATGGAAGGCCTTACAAAGGGCGGCATGGCCCAGGATGTCATAGTATCCACAATGGTTCCCAGATATTTATCTATAGTGGCTTTTACAGGCCTTTTCGGTAAATTAATGTGGGGTTATCTTACTGATAAATTGGGAGGCCCCTTTATAACGCTTCCTTTGATGTATTTCACCTCAGGCGCTTTTATGGCTATATTCTTCATGGGGTATACAAGCCCAATAAATCTGGTGGTATCAGGCTTCCTCTTTAATTTAGCCATGGGCGGTGAAGGAACGGTTCATTATGCGGCAGTACCCTGGGTTTTCGGCAGAAAGAACATAGGTAAAATAATGACCACATTGAATTCATTTTCCGTTGGTTTAGGGCTTACATTAGGACCCTTCTTTGGTGCATTTATAAAGGATGCAACCGGCGGATATTACTGGGCTATAGTGCTAGCAGTTGCATTGCGTATGATTGCAACAGCATTTTCACTTGTAGGATTTTTTGTCACCAAGAAGAAAACTGCTGAGGAATTAAAGAACGCAGCTGCAAGCCAATAA
- a CDS encoding MFS transporter — protein sequence MSFLLKGVGENKRWFYPISAFFMAAFMAGGLWSMFYPHVQTHFKLENVATIVLISTFTGLGTMVVGPPVAGYILDKYGPKIPLALAAVFYFTGYAIVSTVLKQPSWSNALPLWYIGGFFCGFGGGLFGGTYTSTVAKWFPDRVGTAMGIAVAGGGTGTIFMSPLTASFIASSGFSGTVFIILGLLGLFWFALGCIFWKMPDNDWKPAGWIPKSPTTGKVVEEQKQFTLPEAVRDKRFWILYGGFLCSAFANTLFGQNASMIIIEGLTKAGMERADILAMVVPTYLSINAFGGLIGRFTWGWLMDKMGGPFRTLPIVYFISGVMIWVFYMGYTSSSFIFAVAAILSFTLAGEPVLHYAAVPSIFGRRHIGKIMNTINSFSVGIGITVGGVAGASIRDALGGYFWALVVAVVLRMIAASFATTGFFVTRKMDAAAKKTA from the coding sequence ATGTCATTTTTACTTAAGGGTGTAGGTGAAAACAAAAGGTGGTTTTACCCTATTTCGGCTTTTTTCATGGCAGCATTCATGGCGGGGGGATTGTGGAGTATGTTTTATCCCCACGTACAGACTCATTTCAAGCTTGAAAATGTTGCGACTATAGTCCTTATCTCCACATTTACCGGATTAGGCACCATGGTTGTGGGTCCTCCGGTGGCCGGCTATATTTTGGACAAATATGGCCCAAAAATTCCGCTGGCTTTGGCGGCAGTATTCTATTTTACCGGATATGCAATTGTATCCACAGTATTAAAGCAACCAAGCTGGTCAAACGCTTTGCCTCTTTGGTATATAGGAGGTTTCTTCTGCGGCTTTGGCGGCGGACTCTTTGGCGGCACATATACATCCACCGTAGCCAAATGGTTTCCCGACAGAGTGGGTACTGCAATGGGAATTGCTGTTGCCGGCGGTGGTACAGGCACTATTTTCATGTCTCCTCTTACCGCATCTTTTATAGCCAGCAGCGGCTTCTCGGGAACTGTATTCATTATATTAGGTCTTCTGGGACTTTTCTGGTTTGCATTGGGATGTATATTCTGGAAGATGCCCGATAACGATTGGAAGCCTGCAGGATGGATACCTAAATCTCCCACAACGGGAAAAGTAGTTGAGGAGCAAAAGCAATTTACACTTCCCGAGGCTGTCCGTGACAAGAGGTTCTGGATACTATACGGAGGATTTTTATGCTCGGCCTTTGCCAATACATTGTTCGGACAAAATGCCAGCATGATTATAATCGAAGGTTTGACAAAAGCAGGCATGGAGAGGGCTGACATTTTAGCAATGGTAGTACCTACTTATCTTTCAATAAATGCCTTCGGAGGCTTAATAGGAAGATTTACCTGGGGCTGGCTGATGGATAAGATGGGCGGGCCTTTCAGAACTCTGCCCATTGTTTATTTCATATCCGGCGTTATGATATGGGTATTTTATATGGGTTATACAAGCTCTTCATTCATATTCGCCGTTGCGGCAATACTGAGCTTCACTCTTGCCGGAGAGCCGGTATTGCATTATGCTGCCGTTCCAAGTATTTTTGGCAGAAGGCATATAGGTAAAATAATGAATACAATAAATTCTTTCTCTGTCGGTATTGGAATTACTGTAGGAGGAGTTGCAGGTGCTTCCATTAGAGATGCATTGGGAGGATACTTCTGGGCGCTGGTGGTTGCCGTAGTTTTACGTATGATAGCGGCATCATTTGCAACGACAGGTTTCTTTGTAACAAGAAAAATGGACGCTGCAGCAAAAAAGACAGCTTAA
- a CDS encoding MerR family transcriptional regulator: MDNWVNDRLTISEVAELHNIPVKTLRYWDEIGLFPPNVKDKKSGYRYYSTRQFPRLNLIKQLKIIGVSSKEIIEKYKDADLSGFSNQLENHKETLNYKIKELIKMRKFLNMYISDFKKAASINELEKVKYTEYQSRQIIRVNMDIKSRVDYQIALKKLEEISQVKNILLQKAVLSMSKSDFQQRIYDRYNGAYIWVNDFNSKDKSVMTTQPRGTYAEIFFNDSRSSSFKYFDMLLDHIEKDGFIADSDTSIQGVANIMNNTVSGGYLTKFSVAVKKK; the protein is encoded by the coding sequence ATGGATAATTGGGTAAATGACAGACTCACAATAAGTGAAGTGGCAGAATTACATAACATACCCGTCAAAACCTTACGCTATTGGGATGAAATAGGATTATTCCCTCCCAACGTAAAAGATAAAAAGTCCGGATATCGTTACTATTCCACAAGGCAGTTTCCTAGGCTTAATTTAATAAAGCAGCTTAAGATAATCGGCGTGTCCAGCAAGGAAATTATAGAAAAATACAAGGATGCAGACTTATCCGGTTTTTCTAATCAATTGGAAAACCATAAAGAGACATTAAATTATAAAATAAAAGAGCTTATTAAAATGCGGAAATTTTTGAATATGTATATCAGCGATTTTAAGAAGGCAGCATCAATAAATGAATTGGAAAAGGTCAAATATACCGAATATCAAAGCCGGCAGATAATTCGTGTGAATATGGATATAAAAAGCAGAGTAGATTATCAGATAGCGCTTAAAAAACTTGAAGAAATCTCCCAGGTAAAAAATATTTTACTGCAAAAAGCGGTGCTATCTATGTCAAAATCAGATTTTCAGCAGAGAATTTACGATAGATATAATGGGGCATATATATGGGTAAATGACTTCAATTCAAAGGATAAAAGCGTCATGACCACGCAGCCTCGAGGAACCTATGCCGAGATTTTTTTCAATGACAGCCGAAGCTCTTCCTTTAAATATTTTGACATGCTTTTAGACCATATAGAAAAGGACGGATTTATTGCAGATAGTGACACTTCTATACAGGGTGTAGCTAATATAATGAACAATACCGTTTCAGGCGGATATCTAACAAAGTTTTCAGTAGCAGTTAAGAAAAAATAA
- a CDS encoding MFS transporter, translating into MDTNAVTTKFKKAFPALTHRNFQYYWFGQCISMIGTWMQRTAQLWLVYTLTSSPLLLGLIGVGQFAPVLLFTLFAGVLVDRYSKKKVIIIAQIALMVQAFLLSLLVWSGHVRYWHVFVLALISGMANTVDMPARQSFIIELVGRSDLTNAISLNSSVMNLARIIGPAVSAILMDRYGAALCFLLNGLSFIPVIFGLAMTKPIVSNIKAVPKKMLADIWDGLNYIFTRPILLMPVLAVLFVGTFSMNTNIIFPVFSDQVLHQGVRGYGLLLSAMGTGSLISALVLAARAQVRSSPQRKTIYISAFSIAFFQISTSFIKSLPLALFNVLLLGAVNIVFMNSANSMIQLNSSDEYRGRAMSVYTLCFAGTTPLGNLFAGSIMQKFGSSMGLLMCGIATGFPMLILLYHFYKSEKKEVTAK; encoded by the coding sequence GTGGACACCAATGCTGTAACAACAAAATTCAAAAAGGCTTTTCCTGCTTTAACTCATAGGAACTTTCAGTATTACTGGTTCGGACAATGCATTTCCATGATCGGCACCTGGATGCAAAGAACTGCACAGCTGTGGCTGGTTTACACATTAACCAGTTCACCCTTGTTACTTGGTCTAATCGGCGTGGGGCAGTTTGCCCCTGTACTGCTGTTTACTCTTTTCGCCGGAGTTTTGGTTGACAGATACTCTAAGAAGAAAGTAATCATTATTGCCCAGATTGCGCTTATGGTTCAAGCCTTCCTTCTGTCCCTTCTGGTGTGGAGCGGACATGTACGGTACTGGCATGTGTTTGTCCTTGCTTTAATTTCCGGAATGGCAAATACCGTAGATATGCCGGCCCGCCAATCGTTTATTATTGAACTTGTGGGGCGTTCTGATTTGACCAACGCCATATCTTTAAACTCAAGTGTTATGAACCTGGCCAGGATTATCGGCCCGGCAGTGTCAGCTATACTGATGGATCGTTATGGAGCAGCTCTTTGTTTTTTATTAAATGGTTTGAGCTTCATACCGGTAATTTTCGGTCTTGCCATGACTAAGCCCATAGTCAGCAATATTAAAGCCGTCCCCAAGAAAATGCTGGCCGACATTTGGGACGGACTTAACTATATATTTACCCGGCCTATATTGCTTATGCCTGTTTTAGCCGTACTCTTTGTAGGAACTTTTTCAATGAATACCAATATAATATTCCCTGTCTTTTCGGATCAGGTACTGCACCAGGGAGTACGCGGATATGGGCTGCTGCTGTCTGCCATGGGTACCGGTTCTTTAATCTCCGCCCTTGTGCTGGCTGCCCGGGCCCAGGTCCGTTCCTCCCCTCAGCGTAAAACCATATATATCAGCGCTTTCTCAATTGCCTTTTTCCAGATTTCAACGTCCTTTATTAAAAGCCTGCCCCTGGCGCTTTTTAATGTACTTCTCCTGGGTGCTGTTAACATAGTGTTCATGAACTCGGCAAATTCCATGATACAACTTAATTCCAGCGATGAATACCGTGGCCGTGCCATGAGTGTTTACACCCTGTGCTTTGCCGGAACCACTCCTTTAGGAAACTTATTTGCCGGCAGTATTATGCAGAAATTCGGCTCTTCCATGGGCTTACTCATGTGCGGTATTGCCACTGGTTTTCCCATGCTCATTTTGCTTTATCACTTCTATAAAAGTGAAAAAAAAGAAGTAACAGCAAAATAG
- a CDS encoding MFS transporter — MKKPLSKTIQWFYGISDFGFSIMTGGMEVTYLMFFMTNVAKFSLVSIGIATTVSAIVDALMQPVYGGIITGTKPMKWGRNRSWLVFMPVLVVITFITMFTSIGPKEVGVVIVAASLCLTNAARTFPWLAHVNLITVLASGPDERAKLASVRGTWAAAGGIVSSYVALPLIMFFSAALKDEVIGYTIVAGIVSIFYAVTTWFTFAFTKGYEETGDSAVQTKAQKVTVMDMLRSAAGNPPLIVLLIADFFKYMSGFVSSAAAAYYFTYILKDMALMPLYLFLGAVMLTIGAACAGYAAKKLSTKISAVLGIIGMGLAFTIGFFVARNMYAFFACILVARFCGGLVNTAVIALYTDCIVYSEWKTGKNTSPFIMASMTFALKLSYIARGTLVPAVLAMVGFSAAISPEQATETLKNGILAAFLLIPGVALLLSGSLIYIGYKLTRDKVQELQAEIDARKAAAQA, encoded by the coding sequence ATGAAAAAACCATTAAGTAAGACGATTCAATGGTTTTACGGTATCTCCGATTTTGGTTTCAGCATTATGACAGGAGGAATGGAAGTTACCTACCTGATGTTCTTTATGACCAATGTAGCTAAGTTTTCACTGGTCAGCATCGGTATTGCCACAACTGTTTCTGCCATAGTTGATGCCCTTATGCAGCCTGTATATGGCGGAATCATCACCGGCACGAAACCCATGAAATGGGGACGAAACCGCTCATGGTTAGTATTTATGCCCGTTCTGGTAGTAATAACTTTCATAACGATGTTTACCAGTATCGGTCCGAAAGAAGTCGGTGTTGTAATCGTCGCTGCATCACTTTGTCTTACAAATGCAGCTCGTACATTCCCCTGGCTGGCTCATGTCAATTTGATTACAGTTTTAGCAAGTGGTCCGGATGAAAGAGCAAAGCTGGCATCTGTACGTGGAACATGGGCAGCAGCAGGCGGTATTGTTTCTTCATATGTAGCCCTGCCTCTCATCATGTTTTTTTCTGCTGCGCTTAAAGATGAAGTAATCGGATATACAATTGTTGCCGGAATAGTTTCAATTTTTTATGCAGTTACAACCTGGTTTACCTTTGCTTTCACGAAAGGTTATGAAGAAACAGGTGATAGTGCTGTACAAACAAAAGCTCAAAAGGTTACTGTCATGGATATGCTTCGTTCCGCAGCCGGAAATCCTCCCCTCATTGTATTGCTGATAGCGGATTTCTTCAAGTATATGTCGGGCTTCGTGTCCAGTGCGGCCGCTGCCTATTACTTCACCTATATTCTGAAAGACATGGCTTTGATGCCCCTATATCTTTTCCTGGGAGCTGTCATGCTTACAATAGGCGCTGCCTGTGCCGGTTACGCCGCAAAAAAACTATCGACAAAAATATCCGCAGTCCTGGGCATTATCGGTATGGGACTTGCTTTCACAATCGGCTTCTTTGTTGCCCGTAACATGTATGCCTTCTTTGCTTGTATACTTGTCGCCCGTTTCTGTGGTGGTCTCGTAAATACAGCTGTTATAGCCCTCTACACTGACTGTATTGTTTATTCAGAATGGAAGACGGGAAAGAACACATCTCCCTTCATCATGGCGTCTATGACCTTTGCTTTAAAACTCTCGTATATAGCCCGTGGCACCCTGGTTCCTGCGGTTCTTGCCATGGTTGGGTTCTCAGCTGCAATCAGCCCTGAACAGGCCACTGAAACCTTAAAAAACGGTATTTTGGCTGCTTTCCTGCTTATTCCCGGGGTTGCTCTTTTACTAAGCGGTTCCCTCATTTATATAGGTTACAAATTGACAAGGGATAAGGTTCAGGAATTACAAGCTGAAATAGATGCCCGCAAAGCTGCAGCTCAGGCATAA
- a CDS encoding uroporphyrinogen decarboxylase family protein has product MSRLPLKDGLDKTILINKFRKEGNYMLTEKENYLKILNGEIPEWIPQYNYGVLSKKVDSPINMAVRPGFLNEHRKPDGGTDIWGVRWVPTYETGNMMLPAPGEFILTDIRKWRDVIKAPDISNIDWEAMAKKDLELLNIDRSKTAIHFGTHFGYFQTVMSFMGFNEGLCAMYEEPEEVKELMNYLADFYLTIAEKLIDLYKPDIVSLTDDTASELQPFFSREMYVDMLLPLYDKHAKFGRDRGLPITMHNCGRCEDVMEDLFNIGVRGWDPAQTINDLVGIKKKFNNKLVIMGGWDGRGRLLAPDVTDEEIYESARKSINTYGPGGGYVFAGQFTGPVDDPVTIRKNAVLLDAVYELGHSFY; this is encoded by the coding sequence TATTAAATGGAGAAATACCCGAATGGATTCCCCAGTATAATTACGGTGTTTTATCTAAAAAAGTAGATTCCCCCATCAATATGGCAGTAAGACCGGGTTTCTTGAATGAACACCGCAAACCCGACGGGGGAACAGATATTTGGGGTGTCAGGTGGGTGCCTACCTATGAGACAGGCAATATGATGCTGCCTGCCCCAGGTGAATTCATACTTACTGACATAAGAAAGTGGAGAGATGTAATTAAAGCGCCGGATATTTCAAATATCGACTGGGAAGCAATGGCTAAGAAAGATTTGGAATTGCTCAACATAGACCGCTCCAAAACAGCTATCCATTTCGGCACGCATTTCGGCTACTTCCAGACAGTGATGTCCTTTATGGGGTTTAATGAAGGCTTATGTGCCATGTATGAAGAGCCGGAAGAAGTGAAAGAACTCATGAATTACCTGGCTGACTTTTACCTCACAATAGCAGAAAAACTAATTGACCTCTATAAACCTGACATTGTGTCCTTGACAGATGATACTGCCTCTGAACTGCAGCCTTTCTTTTCCCGGGAGATGTATGTTGACATGCTTCTTCCCCTATATGACAAGCATGCAAAATTTGGCCGTGACAGGGGACTTCCGATAACCATGCATAACTGCGGAAGGTGTGAGGATGTCATGGAAGACTTGTTTAATATAGGTGTCAGGGGATGGGATCCTGCTCAGACAATCAACGACCTGGTGGGCATCAAGAAGAAATTCAACAATAAACTGGTAATAATGGGCGGATGGGACGGCCGCGGAAGACTTTTAGCTCCTGATGTTACAGATGAAGAAATCTATGAGTCAGCAAGGAAATCCATTAACACTTATGGACCTGGAGGCGGATATGTTTTTGCCGGACAATTTACCGGTCCCGTTGATGATCCGGTTACCATAAGGAAAAACGCCGTACTCCTTGATGCAGTCTATGAATTAGGACACAGTTTTTATTAA